One window of the Paenibacillus beijingensis genome contains the following:
- the gyrA gene encoding DNA gyrase subunit A — translation MSSLEQFLPAFLEEVVGDRFGRYSKYIIQDRAIPDVRDGLKPVQRRILYAMYDAGNTPDKPYRKSAKTVGDVMGNYHPHGDTSIYDGMVRMAQPWKMGHVLIDGHGNWGSIDDDPAAAMRYTEARLSPIALELLRDIEKRTVQFKDNFDNSTKEPVVLPSRYPNLLVNGVSGISSGFATEIPTHNLREVIDACVALMSGKEMTVTDLMGIVKGPDFPTGGLIMGEEGIREAYATGKGRIYIRSKTEIEEMRGGKKQIVITEIPYQVVKSRLVTAMENIRIEKKVEGIAEVRDESGRAGLRIVIEVKKDADAQGILAYLLKKTDLQVTYNFNMVAIVNKTPQQLGLKDMLTAYIDHQKEVVTYRTKYELEKAEDRAHVLEGLVKALNILDDVIAAIKASKNRQDAQNNLVAKFGFSERQADAILTLQLYRLTNLEIHSLEKELKEIAKRVAYLKAILDSEKKLLNVIRDELLEIREKYGIDRRSEIRGEVEELKVNLEVMVNPEDVIVSLSRDGYVKRTSILSFTRSGGDLGSAGVKDGDVIRFMLETNTVHSLLVFTRKGQYYLLPVHQIPDFKWKDAGTAIVNVIPLPKDDSVVSVIPVKDLEQTGLSLVFFTKRGQVKRSELKDYATNRSTAIAACKLAEGDEVISVTLSDGSGQIVLISRQGMGIRFMENEVNAMGRVSAGVRGMQLKEGDEIASALRTREDEGEIFVISDLGYGKRTLLSDYPIQGRGGKGIATFEFKEGKRVKPNGSALAGAHYCTVAQELVAITAGGKHYRIPTEKTPLDERKSIGKTVVSLDKSDTIIDLFPQADIGQS, via the coding sequence TTGAGCAGTTTGGAACAGTTTTTGCCGGCGTTTCTTGAAGAAGTTGTCGGCGACCGGTTCGGCCGCTATTCGAAATATATTATTCAAGACCGCGCAATTCCGGACGTCCGCGACGGACTGAAGCCGGTGCAGCGCCGCATTTTGTATGCGATGTACGACGCCGGCAATACGCCTGACAAGCCGTACCGCAAGTCGGCCAAAACCGTCGGCGACGTAATGGGCAACTACCATCCGCACGGCGACACCTCCATCTACGACGGCATGGTGCGCATGGCGCAGCCTTGGAAGATGGGGCATGTGCTGATCGACGGGCACGGCAACTGGGGCTCCATCGACGACGATCCCGCCGCGGCGATGCGGTATACGGAAGCGAGGCTTTCTCCGATCGCGCTGGAGCTGCTGCGCGATATCGAGAAACGCACCGTACAGTTCAAGGACAATTTCGATAATTCGACCAAAGAGCCGGTGGTCCTGCCGTCCCGTTATCCCAATTTGCTTGTCAACGGGGTAAGCGGCATCTCCTCCGGCTTTGCCACGGAAATCCCGACCCATAATTTGCGGGAAGTGATTGACGCGTGCGTCGCGCTGATGAGCGGCAAAGAAATGACGGTCACCGACCTGATGGGCATCGTGAAAGGTCCTGACTTCCCGACCGGCGGGCTCATCATGGGCGAGGAAGGCATCCGCGAAGCTTATGCCACCGGCAAAGGACGGATTTATATCCGTTCCAAAACCGAAATTGAAGAAATGCGGGGCGGAAAGAAACAAATCGTCATTACCGAAATCCCGTATCAGGTTGTCAAATCGCGTCTTGTTACCGCCATGGAAAACATCCGTATCGAGAAAAAGGTCGAAGGAATCGCCGAAGTGCGCGACGAAAGCGGACGCGCGGGACTGCGGATCGTCATCGAGGTGAAAAAGGATGCGGACGCACAAGGAATACTGGCGTATCTGCTCAAAAAGACCGACCTGCAGGTGACGTATAACTTCAATATGGTCGCAATCGTAAACAAAACGCCGCAGCAGCTCGGTTTAAAGGACATGCTGACCGCTTACATCGACCACCAGAAGGAAGTCGTCACGTACCGGACAAAGTACGAGCTGGAGAAAGCGGAGGACCGCGCGCACGTGCTCGAAGGGCTGGTCAAGGCGCTGAACATTCTGGACGACGTGATTGCGGCCATTAAAGCTTCCAAAAACCGGCAGGACGCACAAAACAACCTGGTCGCGAAGTTTGGCTTTTCCGAGCGCCAGGCCGATGCGATTTTGACCCTCCAGCTGTATAGGCTCACCAACCTTGAAATTCATTCGCTGGAGAAAGAACTGAAGGAAATTGCGAAGCGTGTCGCGTACTTGAAAGCGATTTTGGACAGCGAGAAAAAGCTGCTGAACGTTATTCGCGATGAACTGCTGGAAATCCGTGAAAAATACGGCATTGACCGCCGCTCGGAAATTCGCGGAGAAGTGGAAGAGCTGAAGGTCAATCTGGAAGTGATGGTCAATCCGGAGGATGTGATCGTCTCGCTCAGCCGCGACGGTTACGTCAAGCGGACGAGCATCCTGTCGTTTACCCGTTCCGGCGGAGACTTGGGCAGCGCAGGCGTGAAGGACGGGGACGTTATCCGTTTCATGCTCGAAACGAATACGGTCCACAGCCTGCTTGTGTTTACGCGAAAAGGACAGTATTACCTGCTTCCGGTCCATCAAATTCCGGATTTCAAATGGAAGGATGCCGGTACGGCGATCGTAAACGTCATTCCGCTGCCGAAAGACGACAGCGTCGTTAGCGTCATACCGGTAAAAGATTTGGAACAAACCGGGCTCTCTCTCGTTTTCTTTACGAAGCGCGGACAAGTGAAGCGCAGCGAGTTGAAGGATTACGCCACAAACCGGTCGACCGCAATTGCGGCATGCAAACTGGCGGAAGGCGACGAAGTCATTTCCGTGACGCTAAGCGACGGCTCGGGACAGATCGTGCTTATCAGCCGACAAGGAATGGGCATCCGTTTTATGGAAAATGAAGTAAATGCAATGGGCCGCGTTTCCGCCGGCGTAAGAGGCATGCAGCTGAAGGAAGGGGACGAAATCGCCTCGGCGCTGCGAACGCGGGAGGATGAGGGCGAAATATTCGTCATCAGCGATCTCGGATACGGAAAGAGAACGCTGCTGTCCGATTACCCGATTCAAGGACGCGGCGGCAAAGGAATTGCAACATTCGAATTTAAGGAAGGCAAGCGCGTCAAACCGAATGGCTCCGCATTGGCGGGAGCGCATTACTGTACCGTCGCGCAGGAGCTCGTCGCCATAACGGCCGGCGGCAAGCATTACCGGATTCCAACCGAAAAAACGCCGCTCGACGAACGCAAATCGATCGGCAAAACGGTCGTTTCGCTCGATAAATCAGACACGATTATCGATTTGTTCCCCCAAGCGGACATCGGTCAATCATAA
- a CDS encoding RluA family pseudouridine synthase, whose protein sequence is MLANAAGGTPIEVLYEDNHLLVVVKPPGIPSQEDESGDPDMLTLLKADLKVRHNKPGNVFLGLVHRLDRPVGGAMVFAKTSKAASRLSDSVRTRSFGKLYLAVVHGQPPAARANLKHYLHKDARRNIVTVYDTPAADAKEALLEYRTVSRSGGLSLVAVELHTGRPHQIRAQLAHIGCPLAGDSKYGAGSGPKTDIALWSTLLSIPHPVTKEWMTFRSIPPLSEPWSRWTEDELFAAGTPSNK, encoded by the coding sequence ATGCTTGCCAATGCTGCCGGCGGGACGCCGATTGAAGTGTTGTACGAGGACAATCATCTGCTCGTCGTCGTTAAGCCGCCGGGAATTCCTTCGCAGGAAGACGAATCCGGCGATCCCGACATGCTGACGCTGCTGAAGGCGGACTTGAAAGTCCGCCATAACAAGCCGGGCAATGTCTTCCTTGGGCTAGTCCACCGTCTGGACCGCCCTGTCGGAGGCGCAATGGTGTTTGCCAAAACGTCAAAGGCAGCTTCCCGCCTGTCGGATTCCGTCCGCACCCGTTCGTTCGGCAAGCTTTACTTGGCCGTCGTCCACGGGCAGCCTCCGGCCGCGCGGGCAAATCTGAAGCATTATTTGCACAAGGACGCGCGCCGTAATATCGTCACCGTTTACGACACTCCTGCGGCGGATGCAAAAGAAGCGCTGCTTGAATACCGTACGGTAAGCCGCAGCGGCGGATTGTCGCTCGTTGCGGTCGAGCTGCACACCGGGCGGCCGCACCAAATTCGTGCTCAACTGGCCCATATCGGCTGCCCGCTTGCCGGCGACAGCAAATACGGCGCCGGCTCAGGCCCGAAAACGGATATCGCCCTATGGTCTACGCTGTTGTCTATTCCCCATCCGGTCACGAAAGAATGGATGACCTTCCGCTCGATCCCGCCCCTATCGGAGCCGTGGAGCCGGTGGACCGAAGATGAACTTTTTGCTGCGGGTACCCCTTCGAACAAGTAA
- a CDS encoding class I SAM-dependent methyltransferase: MYIADQWNDYELLDTGDGDKLERWGSYVLRRPDPQIIWPIDKESKLWKQADGHYHRSSSGGGNWTFRSELPDKWTISYGGLSFHIRPTNFKHTGLFPEQAVNWSWMMDKIHSAGRPIRVLNLFGYTGGATVAAAAAGAEVCHVDAAKGMVQWCKENVQLSGLEKRPVRYITDDVFKFVQREQRRGKQYDAIIMDPPSYGRGPNGEMWKLEQNLYPFLEFCTTILSEQPLFVLVNSYTTGLSPQVLHNLLHMTIGKKYGGRIHCGEIGLPITASGLNLPCGILGRWEA, from the coding sequence ATGTATATTGCTGATCAATGGAATGATTACGAGCTGCTTGACACCGGAGACGGAGACAAGCTGGAGAGATGGGGATCTTACGTCCTGCGCAGACCGGATCCCCAAATCATATGGCCGATTGATAAAGAAAGCAAATTATGGAAGCAAGCGGACGGCCATTACCACCGCAGCTCTTCAGGCGGCGGCAATTGGACGTTCCGCAGCGAGCTGCCCGATAAATGGACAATCTCGTACGGAGGGCTGTCTTTCCATATTCGCCCAACCAATTTCAAGCATACCGGGCTGTTTCCGGAGCAAGCGGTGAACTGGAGCTGGATGATGGACAAAATTCACTCGGCCGGCCGGCCAATTCGCGTCCTGAACCTGTTCGGATATACCGGCGGAGCAACCGTCGCCGCCGCTGCCGCCGGAGCTGAAGTGTGCCACGTCGATGCGGCCAAAGGGATGGTTCAATGGTGCAAGGAGAACGTACAGCTGTCCGGTCTCGAAAAACGCCCCGTCCGTTATATAACCGATGACGTGTTCAAATTTGTGCAGCGCGAACAGCGTCGCGGCAAGCAGTACGACGCCATTATTATGGACCCTCCATCATACGGAAGAGGGCCGAACGGGGAGATGTGGAAGCTGGAGCAAAACCTGTACCCGTTTCTTGAATTTTGCACGACGATTTTGTCCGAGCAGCCGCTGTTTGTGCTCGTCAACTCCTATACGACCGGACTTTCCCCGCAAGTGCTGCATAATCTGCTTCATATGACGATCGGCAAAAAATACGGCGGCCGCATTCATTGCGGGGAAATCGGTTTGCCGATCACGGCTTCGGGCCTTAATCTGCCGTGCGGAATTTTGGGACGTTGGGAGGCATAA
- the parE gene encoding DNA topoisomerase IV subunit B: protein MAEQLDLYADKAANTAADGKKYDADDIQILEGLTAVRKRPGMYIGSTTTSGLHHLVWEIVDNAVDEHLAKFCSEISVTIHTNGSVTVHDNGRGIPTGMHKTGIPTPQVVFTILHAGGKFGGGGYKKSGGLHGVGASVTNALSEWLEVEIFRDGKIHKQRFEYWVDDKGKEHVGEPVTGLEITGNTNRTGTKVTFKPDARVFHGNTTINYDTLAERLQEIAFLNSGLKVSIKDLRAGKEDVFHYEGGAKQFVEFLNEDKAVLHDVIHFSSEKDEIEVEVALQYNDGYTETIVSFVNAIPTRGGGTHETGFKTAYTRVMNDYARKNGLLKEKDKNLDGSDLREGMMAVINIKMSEVEFVGQTKDQLGSSSARSAVDAIVSDGIQVFLEENPQVAQQLVKKAVQASKAREAARKARDEIRSGKKRSESSNLGGKLTPAQSKDASRNELFIVEGDSAGGSAKQGRDSKYQAILPLKGKPMNPEKAKLADILKNDEYKAIIAAIGAGVGPEFEAEECNYSKIIIMTDADTDGAHIQVLLLTFFYRYMKPLVDSGRVYIAQPPLYKMTRKSGKLETVRYAWTDEQLGSYRKEMGKNTELQRYKGLGEMNPDQLWETTMNPESRTLLQVRIEDAAKAERRVSTLMGDKVDPRKRWIIENVDFTEYME, encoded by the coding sequence ATGGCCGAGCAATTGGATTTATATGCAGACAAGGCGGCAAATACGGCGGCTGATGGAAAGAAATACGATGCGGACGACATTCAAATACTCGAAGGCCTGACCGCGGTGCGCAAGCGCCCGGGGATGTATATCGGCAGCACGACAACTTCCGGTCTACATCATCTCGTATGGGAAATTGTCGATAATGCGGTTGACGAGCATCTGGCCAAATTTTGCTCCGAAATTTCCGTTACGATCCATACAAACGGCTCCGTAACGGTTCATGATAACGGGCGGGGGATCCCGACCGGCATGCATAAAACGGGAATACCGACACCGCAGGTTGTGTTTACGATTTTGCATGCGGGCGGCAAATTCGGCGGCGGAGGCTACAAAAAGTCGGGCGGACTGCACGGTGTCGGCGCATCGGTCACAAACGCGCTTTCGGAATGGCTGGAAGTGGAAATTTTCCGCGACGGAAAAATACATAAACAGCGTTTCGAATATTGGGTCGACGATAAAGGCAAAGAGCATGTCGGCGAGCCGGTTACGGGGCTTGAAATCACCGGCAATACGAACCGGACAGGCACTAAAGTTACGTTTAAGCCGGATGCCCGCGTTTTTCACGGCAATACGACGATCAACTACGATACGCTTGCGGAACGGCTGCAGGAAATCGCCTTTCTCAACTCCGGGCTGAAAGTGTCGATCAAAGATCTGCGTGCCGGCAAGGAAGACGTTTTCCATTACGAAGGCGGCGCGAAGCAGTTCGTCGAGTTTTTGAACGAAGATAAAGCGGTGCTGCACGACGTCATTCATTTCAGCTCCGAGAAGGATGAAATCGAGGTTGAAGTGGCGCTGCAGTATAACGACGGCTACACGGAGACGATAGTTTCGTTCGTCAATGCGATCCCGACACGGGGAGGCGGCACACACGAAACGGGCTTCAAAACTGCTTATACTCGCGTTATGAACGATTATGCACGCAAAAACGGGCTGCTCAAAGAAAAGGACAAAAATCTGGACGGCAGCGATTTGCGCGAAGGCATGATGGCGGTCATCAATATCAAAATGTCGGAAGTGGAGTTTGTCGGCCAGACGAAAGACCAGCTCGGCAGCTCGTCCGCGCGCAGCGCCGTGGACGCCATCGTATCCGACGGCATACAGGTGTTTCTGGAAGAAAATCCTCAGGTTGCGCAACAGCTCGTCAAGAAGGCGGTTCAGGCTTCGAAAGCGCGGGAAGCGGCGCGCAAGGCGCGAGACGAGATCCGCAGCGGCAAGAAGCGCAGCGAAAGCTCCAATCTCGGGGGCAAGCTGACGCCGGCCCAATCGAAGGACGCTTCGCGCAACGAGCTGTTTATCGTGGAAGGCGATTCCGCGGGCGGCTCCGCCAAGCAGGGACGCGATTCCAAATACCAGGCGATTCTGCCGCTGAAGGGCAAGCCGATGAACCCGGAGAAAGCGAAGCTCGCCGATATTTTGAAGAACGACGAGTACAAAGCGATCATCGCCGCCATCGGTGCCGGAGTCGGTCCGGAATTCGAAGCGGAAGAGTGCAACTACAGCAAAATCATCATTATGACCGATGCCGATACGGACGGCGCCCATATTCAAGTGCTGCTGCTTACTTTCTTCTACCGGTACATGAAGCCGCTTGTCGATTCCGGACGGGTCTATATCGCGCAGCCGCCGCTGTACAAAATGACGCGCAAATCCGGCAAGCTGGAAACGGTGCGTTACGCTTGGACCGATGAGCAGCTCGGCAGCTACAGGAAGGAAATGGGTAAAAACACCGAACTGCAGCGCTACAAAGGACTGGGCGAAATGAACCCGGATCAGCTGTGGGAGACGACGATGAATCCGGAGTCGCGCACGCTGCTGCAGGTGCGGATCGAGGACGCAGCCAAGGCGGAGAGACGCGTTTCGACGCTGATGGGCGACAAGGTCGATCCACGCAAGCGCTGGATCATCGAAAATGTTGATTTTACGGAATATATGGAATAG
- a CDS encoding helix-turn-helix domain-containing protein, translating to MTMTMGDRLRELRLRKNMSQEDVSKQIGITRSAYSHYEINNRQPVYETLIKLAAFFGVSLDYIIGGEGIKNDTHVTPETIEIIRRLNNLDHDKRKQSIDKMMDVLRQAE from the coding sequence ATGACGATGACGATGGGAGACCGACTGCGGGAACTCCGTCTCCGAAAGAACATGTCTCAAGAAGATGTGTCCAAACAAATCGGAATTACCCGCTCAGCTTACAGTCATTATGAAATTAACAACCGGCAGCCGGTATACGAAACGCTCATTAAGCTGGCCGCTTTTTTCGGTGTATCTTTAGATTATATCATCGGCGGCGAGGGGATCAAGAACGATACTCACGTAACGCCCGAAACAATCGAAATTATCCGCCGCCTCAACAACTTGGATCATGATAAACGAAAGCAGTCCATCGACAAAATGATGGATGTACTTAGACAGGCGGAATAG
- a CDS encoding 2-oxoglutarate dehydrogenase E1 component produces the protein MTDETNNPRQWQQFYGPNFGYIQEQYERYADDPKSVDASFRELFAELGEPLQETSAQPAAKASTAQAAPVVDAAMLKKLVSAEKLVWNIRAYGHLAANTDPLGLREATDTRLLDPAIYQLNEADLMKFPASLIWDHAPVNAETGWEAIQKLRSYYTQSIGFEFGHVHDETERDWLNAQAESGIALTSLTSEERKQLLDRLIHVEQFETFLHRTFVGQKRFSVEGVDMLVPVIDEIIRSVVKDGARHVLMGMAHRGRLNVLAHVLGKPYEKIFSEFHHAPNKDMVPSEGSMGINFGWSGDVKYHLGADCAVTSGETARARITLANNPSHLEYADPVVEGFTRAAQEDRSERGYPKQDLGKAVAILVHGDAAFPGEGIVAETLNFNNLDGYRNGGTIHIIANNRLGFTTDSKDSRSTHYASDLAKGYEIPIVHVNADEPEACIAAVRLACEYRRIFKKDFLIDLVGYRRYGHNEMDDPEGTQPLVYEKVRNHPTVSTLYAKRLKELGAPEGELSEQLIQAANNELQQAYDRMKQKDGSGKHADVSPPPAAPAETSTAVPLEKLREINAELLRWPDDFKVYPKLQRILQRRLAMLDDGEKVDWALAETLAFATILADGKPVRLSGQDSERGTFSHRHIVLNDHATGKKFSPLHRLPQAKASFAVHNSPLSEASVLGFEYGYNVFSPETFVLWEAQYGDFANAAQVIFDQFISAGRTKWKQKSSLVMLLPHGYEGQGPEHSSARLERYLQLAAEDNWTVANLTSAAQYFHLLRRQAAWMESEGARPLVLMSPKSLIRNARVASPGKEFSEGGFKLVLEQQGLGGNPGAVRRLVLCSGKVAVDLEEALSSDKGKDYAWLHIARVEQLYPFPRHEIEEIVKRFDNLEEIVWVQEEPRNMGSWTFMEPRLRELAGGIAVHYIGRPERSSPASGHQDVHALEQQRIITLSLQQKALKTILLGR, from the coding sequence ATGACCGACGAGACGAACAACCCGCGTCAATGGCAACAATTTTACGGCCCGAACTTTGGTTATATTCAAGAACAGTATGAACGTTATGCTGACGACCCGAAATCCGTAGATGCATCGTTTCGGGAGCTGTTTGCCGAGCTTGGCGAGCCGCTTCAGGAGACGTCTGCACAGCCGGCTGCTAAGGCGTCAACGGCCCAGGCCGCTCCGGTCGTGGATGCCGCAATGCTCAAAAAGCTTGTATCCGCGGAGAAATTGGTATGGAATATCCGGGCATACGGTCATTTGGCCGCCAATACCGACCCGCTTGGCCTGCGCGAAGCTACGGATACGCGCCTGCTGGATCCGGCGATCTACCAGCTGAACGAAGCCGACTTGATGAAATTCCCGGCGTCTTTAATTTGGGATCATGCCCCGGTCAATGCCGAAACGGGATGGGAAGCCATTCAAAAACTGCGCAGCTATTACACGCAATCGATCGGCTTTGAGTTCGGCCACGTTCACGACGAAACCGAGCGCGACTGGCTGAACGCTCAGGCCGAATCCGGCATTGCTTTAACGAGCCTCACGTCCGAAGAACGCAAGCAGCTGCTTGACAGACTGATTCACGTCGAACAATTCGAAACTTTCCTTCACCGCACGTTCGTCGGCCAGAAACGGTTCTCCGTTGAAGGTGTCGACATGCTCGTTCCGGTAATTGACGAGATCATCCGTTCCGTCGTGAAGGACGGGGCTCGTCACGTCCTGATGGGTATGGCGCACCGCGGCCGGCTGAATGTGCTTGCTCATGTTTTGGGCAAACCTTACGAAAAAATCTTCTCCGAGTTCCATCATGCGCCGAATAAAGATATGGTCCCTTCGGAAGGATCGATGGGCATCAATTTCGGATGGTCCGGAGATGTCAAATACCATCTTGGCGCGGACTGCGCCGTAACGAGCGGGGAAACGGCCCGGGCCCGCATTACGCTGGCCAACAATCCGAGCCATCTGGAGTATGCCGATCCGGTCGTCGAAGGCTTTACGCGCGCAGCCCAGGAAGACCGTTCGGAGCGCGGATATCCGAAGCAGGATCTCGGCAAGGCGGTCGCGATTCTCGTCCATGGCGACGCCGCTTTTCCCGGTGAAGGGATCGTTGCGGAAACGCTTAACTTCAACAATTTGGACGGATACCGGAACGGCGGGACGATCCATATTATCGCGAATAACCGTCTCGGGTTTACGACCGACAGCAAAGACTCGCGCTCGACTCATTATGCCAGCGACTTGGCAAAGGGATACGAAATTCCGATCGTTCACGTGAACGCCGACGAGCCCGAGGCGTGCATCGCGGCGGTGCGTCTCGCCTGTGAATACCGCCGTATTTTCAAAAAAGATTTTCTGATCGATCTGGTCGGCTACCGCCGCTACGGACACAACGAGATGGACGATCCGGAAGGCACGCAGCCGCTTGTATATGAGAAAGTGCGCAACCATCCTACCGTAAGTACGCTCTATGCGAAGCGGTTGAAAGAGCTCGGCGCTCCAGAAGGCGAATTGTCCGAGCAGCTGATTCAGGCAGCCAACAATGAACTGCAGCAGGCTTACGACAGAATGAAGCAAAAAGACGGCAGCGGCAAACACGCCGATGTGTCCCCGCCGCCGGCCGCTCCGGCAGAGACGTCAACGGCGGTCCCGCTCGAGAAGCTGCGTGAAATTAATGCGGAGCTGCTCCGGTGGCCGGACGATTTCAAAGTATATCCGAAGTTGCAGCGAATTTTGCAGCGCCGCCTCGCGATGCTGGACGATGGCGAAAAGGTGGACTGGGCGCTCGCCGAAACGCTCGCTTTCGCCACTATACTTGCCGATGGGAAGCCGGTCCGCTTAAGCGGGCAAGATTCGGAGCGCGGCACGTTCTCGCACCGTCATATCGTGCTGAACGATCACGCAACCGGCAAAAAGTTCTCGCCGCTGCACCGTCTGCCGCAGGCTAAAGCGTCCTTTGCCGTCCATAACAGCCCGCTCTCGGAAGCGTCGGTGCTCGGTTTCGAGTACGGCTACAACGTATTTTCGCCCGAGACGTTCGTGCTGTGGGAAGCCCAGTACGGCGACTTCGCCAATGCGGCTCAAGTCATATTCGACCAGTTTATCTCTGCCGGACGGACGAAATGGAAGCAAAAATCAAGCCTTGTCATGCTGCTGCCGCACGGTTACGAGGGACAAGGACCGGAGCATTCCAGCGCCCGTCTGGAGCGGTATTTGCAGCTGGCGGCCGAAGACAACTGGACGGTGGCGAATCTGACCAGCGCCGCGCAGTATTTCCACCTTCTCCGCCGTCAGGCGGCGTGGATGGAAAGCGAGGGTGCCCGTCCGCTTGTGCTTATGTCTCCGAAGAGCCTCATCCGCAACGCCCGCGTCGCATCTCCGGGGAAGGAATTCAGCGAGGGCGGCTTCAAGCTGGTGCTTGAGCAGCAAGGCTTGGGCGGCAATCCGGGAGCCGTGCGCCGGCTTGTCCTTTGCAGCGGCAAAGTGGCGGTCGATCTGGAAGAGGCGCTTTCGTCCGACAAAGGCAAAGACTACGCATGGCTTCACATCGCGCGGGTGGAGCAGCTGTATCCGTTCCCGCGTCACGAGATCGAAGAAATCGTCAAGCGGTTCGATAATCTCGAAGAAATCGTCTGGGTGCAGGAAGAACCAAGAAATATGGGCTCCTGGACATTTATGGAACCGAGACTGAGGGAACTGGCCGGCGGGATCGCCGTCCATTATATCGGCAGACCCGAACGTTCCAGTCCGGCCAGCGGACACCAGGACGTCCATGCGCTCGAACAACAGCGCATCATTACGCTCTCTCTGCAGCAAAAAGCGCTCAAAACGATCTTACTTGGGAGGTAG
- a CDS encoding ABC transporter permease, with amino-acid sequence MTSLLPLIRNETIKIWKKKRFYVIVLILLVLIPVFTYAQLKVAQNNAEKFKDWRIQLQQQITDYTNTLSSDRIPEEWKRYRQVMVKQLQYYLDHNVNPSTPDAVTFTRGFMSNSVTLFFPLMILAIASDLVSGERTSGTIKMLLTRPVRRWKILLSKLIALTLYVSLTIVVSVLLCYLISGLFFGYEGWDMPVFTGFIVSGSNIDTTAVHAVSQWQYMLMQSGLIWVSSMTVAVLALMVSVLLRSTAASIVTMMAAIIAGTILTNMASSWHSAKYLFSVNLQLTTYLEGSPPPVDGMNLIFSLAVLAVWALIALVISFGVFTKQDILN; translated from the coding sequence GTGACAAGCCTGTTGCCGCTCATTCGGAACGAGACGATAAAAATTTGGAAGAAAAAAAGGTTCTATGTTATTGTTCTCATATTGCTGGTGCTCATCCCGGTATTTACTTACGCGCAGCTCAAAGTCGCGCAAAACAATGCCGAGAAGTTTAAAGATTGGCGCATCCAGCTGCAGCAGCAAATAACGGATTATACGAACACGCTTTCCAGCGACCGCATCCCGGAAGAGTGGAAACGGTACCGTCAAGTAATGGTAAAACAGCTGCAATACTATCTCGATCATAACGTGAATCCGAGCACTCCGGACGCGGTTACCTTTACGAGAGGATTTATGTCCAACTCCGTGACGCTGTTTTTTCCGCTGATGATTCTCGCGATCGCATCGGATCTCGTGTCGGGCGAGCGGACGAGCGGCACGATTAAGATGCTGCTGACCCGGCCGGTCAGAAGGTGGAAAATATTGCTGAGCAAGCTGATCGCGCTCACCTTGTACGTTTCGCTCACGATCGTGGTCAGTGTTCTGCTTTGTTACCTGATTTCCGGTCTGTTTTTCGGTTATGAAGGCTGGGACATGCCCGTATTTACAGGTTTTATCGTGAGCGGCTCGAACATTGACACGACGGCGGTTCATGCCGTTTCCCAGTGGCAGTACATGCTGATGCAGAGCGGACTGATCTGGGTTTCGTCGATGACGGTGGCGGTGCTCGCGCTGATGGTTTCGGTGCTGCTGCGCAGCACGGCGGCCAGCATCGTGACGATGATGGCGGCGATCATTGCGGGCACCATCTTGACCAATATGGCTTCTTCGTGGCACAGCGCCAAATATTTATTTTCCGTCAATTTGCAGCTGACCACATATCTGGAAGGTTCTCCGCCGCCGGTTGACGGCATGAATCTTATATTTTCACTCGCCGTATTGGCGGTATGGGCACTTATTGCGCTCGTCATTTCATTCGGCGTCTTTACGAAACAGGATATCTTGAATTAA
- a CDS encoding MarR family winged helix-turn-helix transcriptional regulator — MISDDFAKLWMKLTKEWKHHLEQRLSPDLTEGQLNVLELLLQHQPMKPSDLLQYLATTPAAITTLLDRMERNGLVTRSRDDSDRRIVWVTVTDRGKNEAERGMKERDDLIREALDRISAHNQQLLVYLLGKVANTKSTLSAGEV, encoded by the coding sequence ATGATATCGGACGACTTTGCGAAATTATGGATGAAGCTGACGAAGGAATGGAAGCACCATTTGGAGCAGCGGCTGTCACCTGATCTGACCGAAGGCCAGCTGAACGTGCTGGAGCTGCTGCTGCAGCATCAGCCGATGAAGCCTTCGGATCTGCTGCAGTATCTCGCGACCACCCCGGCCGCCATTACGACGCTGCTCGACCGGATGGAACGGAACGGACTCGTTACCCGCAGCCGCGACGACAGCGACCGCCGCATCGTATGGGTTACAGTTACCGATCGCGGCAAAAACGAAGCGGAGCGGGGCATGAAGGAGAGGGATGATTTGATCCGCGAAGCGCTCGACCGGATTTCAGCCCATAATCAGCAGCTGCTCGTCTATTTGCTGGGTAAAGTGGCCAACACAAAATCGACGCTTTCAGCCGGCGAAGTCTAA